A single Phragmites australis chromosome 4, lpPhrAust1.1, whole genome shotgun sequence DNA region contains:
- the LOC133914402 gene encoding serine/threonine-protein kinase WAG1-like, whose translation MHMEAPPTMDVAHDPAPFSPLSSDVSPHFPPSQADAGACALDLSFTSTASASTSSFTTATTFSARSSLSLPSFSSSTSLSPRPHSSAASPHWAHLAAARAATPDGVLRLAHLHLTRELGHGHLARVFLCRLKSSPPASPLFALKVVDLRDDDPSRVSHVLAESRVLSSLDHPFVPTLYARLDAGRYACFLMDYCSGGDLHAVLRRHPGGRLPVAAARFYAAEVLLALEYLHALGFVYRDLKPENVLLRGDGHVVLSDFDLALPASVEPAVRRRQVRKQSRRRNIFLPSCFSGNGASDDDEGIDAKELFEFVAEPTTASSKDCVGTHEYLAPELVSGSGHGNGVDWWAFGVFLYELVYGRTPFKGHTKEATLKNILSKQVSYPQLDGEADAAQLRDLVGRLLERDPRRRMGAARGAAEIKRHPFFACVDWALIRCVAPPVVPGKDAAAVPAGGDWKAKQLGSWSSMGGSSFKRKSSSFGRKSSHEERQGVFRKLMSWSQESRSKKTKTNKVKL comes from the coding sequence ATGCACATGGAAGCGCCGCCAACAATGGACGTCGCCCACGACCCCGCGCCGTTTTCCCCGCTCTCCTCCGACGTTTCCCCCCACTTCCCGCCGTCCCAAGCGGACGCCGGCGCCTGCGCGCTGGATCTGTCCTTCACCTCCACTGCCtctgcctccacctcctccttcaccaCTGCCACCACCTTCAGCGCGCGGAGCtcgctctccctcccctccttctcctcctccacctcgctCTCCCCGCGTCCGCACTCCTCCGCCGCTTCCCCGCACTGGGCGCACCTCGCCGCCGCACGCGCAGCGACGCCTGATGGCGTGCTCCGCCTCGCGCACCTCCACCTCACCCGCGAGCTCGGCcacggccacctcgcgcgcgttTTCCTCTGCCGCCTCAAGAGCTCCCCGCCCGCCTCCCCGCTATTCGCGCTCAAGGTCGTCGACCTCCGCGACGACGATCCCTCCCGGGTCTCCCACGTCCTCGCCGAGTCGCGCGTCCTATCCTCGCTCGACCACCCCTTCGTGCCCACCCTCTACGCGCGCCTCGACGCCGGTCGATACGCGTGCTTCCTCATGGACTACTGCTCCGGCGGAGACCTCCACGCGGTGCTCCGGCGCCACCCCGGCGGCCGCCTGCCCGTCGCTGCGGCGAGGTTCTACGCTGCGGAGGTCCTGCTCGCGCTCGAGTACCTCCACGCGCTCGGCTTCGTGTACCGCGACCTCAAGCCGGAGAACGTCCTGCTCCGAGGCGACGGGCACGTCGTGCTCTCCGACTTCGACCTCGCGCTCCCGGCGTCCGTGGAgcccgccgtccgccgccgccaggTGCGAAAACAGAGCCGCCGCAGGAACATCTTCCTTCCATCGTGCTTCTCTGGCAATGGCGccagcgacgacgacgaggggATCGACGCGAAGGAACTGTTCGAGTTCGTGGCCGAGCCGACGACCGCGAGCTCCAAGGACTGCGTGGGCACGCACGAGTACCTCGCGCCGGAGCTCGTGAGCGGGAGCGGCCACGGCAACGGCGTCGACTGGTGGGCCTTCGGCGTCTTCCTCTACGAGCTCGTCTACGGCCGCACGCCGTTCAAGGGTCACACCAAGGAGGCCACGCTCAAGAACATCCTCTCCAAGCAGGTCAGTTACCCGCAGCTCGACGGCGAGGCCGACGCGGCCCAGCTGCGGGACCTCGTCGGGAGGCTGCTCGAGCGGGACCCGCGCCGCCGCATGGGTGCCGCGCGCGGCGCCGCCGAGATCAAGCGGCACCCGTTCTTCGCCTGCGTGGACTGGGCGCTCATACGGTGCGTGGCGCCGCCGGTGGTTCCGGGCAAGGACGCCGCCGCGGTTCCCGCGGGCGGGGACTGGAAGGCGAAGCAGCTGGGGAGCTGGAGCAGCATGGGCGGCAGCTCCTTCAAGAGGAAGAGCAGCAGCTTCGGGAGGAAATCGAGTCACGAGGAACGGCAGGGGGTTTTCCGCAAGCTGATGAGTTGGAGCCAGGAGAGCCGATCCAAAAAGACCAAGACGAACAAAGTAAAACTATGA
- the LOC133916505 gene encoding phosphomevalonate kinase, peroxisomal-like — translation MTSTEKENAMEVVASAPGKVLIAGGYLVLERPNAGLVLSTTARFYTVVRPLRDGIAPDSWAWVWTDVKVTSPQLSREATYKLSLKKSTLQLTSAREFANPFVEQAIQFSTAAAKATITDKERKDALDKLLLQGLDITILGCNDFYSYRKQIEARGLPLTSEVLLSLPPFSSITFNSEVANGTMTGEKCKPEVAKTGLGSSAAMTTSVVVALLHYLRAVNLSGLGQSSSDSAAGRDLDLVHAIAQSAHCIAQGKIGSGFDVSAAVYGSQRYTRFSPYILSSTQVTDGTCLLDVVSDIVTQRWDHEKTQFSLPPLMTLLLGEPGTGGSSTPSMVGSVKRWQKSDPQKSKDTWIKLGIANSVLENQLRNLNKLSEDHWETYESMVRSCSHIACRKWTEVATDQHQELIVGSLLAARDAFLEIRCHMREMGVATGVPIEPESQTQLLDSTMNMEGVLLAGVPGAGGFDAIFSVTLGDSSEAVANAWSSAGVLPLLVREDCRGVLLEDGDPRTREVSAAVSSIQIN, via the exons ATGACATCCACCGAGAAGGAGAACGCCATGGAAGT GGTGGCATCGGCGCCGGGGAAGGTGCTCATCGCGGGGGGCTACCTCGTGCTGGAGCGCCCCAACGCCGGTCTCGTCCTCAGCACCACCGCCCGCTTCTACACCGTCGTCCGCCCCCTCCGCGACGGCATTGCCCCCGACTCCTGGGCCTGG GTGTGGACGGATGTGAAGGTAACCTCCCCTCAGCTCTCCCGGGAGGCCACCTACAAGCTGTCATTGAAGAAGTCCACGCTCCAGTTGACGTCTGCAAG GGAGTTCGCAAACCCTTTTGTGGAGCAGGCGATACAATTCTCCACGGCAGCGGCTAAAGCTACTATTACTGATAAGGAGAGGAAGGATGCACTAGATAAGCTGCTGTTGCAAG GTCTTGACATTACAATTCTGGGTTGCAATGATTTCTATTCTTATAGAAAGCAG ATTGAAGCACGTGGTCTCCCCCTTACTTCTGAGGTATTGCTTTCATTGCCTCCATTCTCTTCGATTACATTTAACTCAGAAGTTGCCAATGGAACAATGACTGGAGAAAAATGTAAACCTGAAGTAGCCAAAACTGGACTTGGGTCATCAGCTGCCATGACCACATCAGTTGTTGTGGCCCTTCTTCACTATCTTAGAGCTGTTAACCTTTCGGGTTTGGGACAATCTTCCAGTGATAGTGCAGCTGGACGAGATCTTGACTTGGTTCACGCTATTGCTCAAAGTGCACATTGTATAGCACAGGGGAAAATTGGAAGTGGTTTTGATGTTAGTGCTGCTGTCTATGGGAGTCAGCGCTACACACGGTTTTCTCCATATATACTCTCCTCAACTCAG GTTACAGATGGGACTTGCTTGCTAGATGTAGTATCAGATATTGTTACACAGAGGTGGGATCATGAGAAGACTCAATTTTCATTGCCTCCTCTGATGACCCTT CTCCTTGGGGAACCTGGAACTGGAGGATCATCTACTCCATCAATGGTTGGATCTGTGAAACGGTGGCAGAAGTCTGACCCTCAGAAATCCAAAGATACATGGATTAAGCTGGGCATTGCCAATTCAGTGCTGGAGAACCAACTAAGAAACTTAAACAAACTTTCTGAAGATCACTGGGAGACCTATGAATCCATGGTACGGTCCTGTAGTCATATCGCGTGCAGGAAG TGGACAGAGGTTGCTACTGACCAACATCAAGAATTGATTGTTGGATCATTGTTGGCTGCAAGAGATGCTTTCCTTGAGATAAGATGCCATATGCGTGAGATGGGTGTAGCAACCGGTGTTCCA ATTGAACCAGAGTCACAAACACAGCTTCTAGATTCCACTATGAATATGGAGGGTGTTCTACTAGCTGGAGTTCCTGGAGCTGGTGGCTTCGATGCAATTTTCTCAGTGACTCTAGGTGACTCAAGTGAGGCTGTAGCGAATGCTTGGAGCTCAGCTGGCGTTCTGCCGCTTCTTGTTCGAGAAGACTGTCGGGGTGTATTATTGGAAGATGGTGACCCAAGAACAAGGGAGGTGTCAGCCGCCGTATCATCTATACAAATTAATTGA